CGCTTGCAGGTCTGGCGTTTGACGGCATCGCTGCAATCGGCGCTCTGGCTGCCGGTGGTGACGCCAATGCCCTCACCCGCAACAGCCTGACGAAAACTCAGGGCTTCGAAGGCACGCAAGGGGTGTTCCGTCTGCTTCCTAATGGTACAAACGAGCGAGCACTCGCTATCGCACAGATCCAGAACAATCAGGTGGTAATCCTTGAACCTGCCCCAAGAAGCTTTGCGGGATTCGGCTTCTGAGCCGACACTCCTCACGCAAGCCCCGAACGAAACGGCGGCCGAAGGCCTGATTTGCACGGCCGCCGATATCTTTGACAAAGATGCAGTCATTGCTGAAATCGATACCGCAATCGCGGATCTGACGGATGCGATGGACATCCGCAAAGAGACGGTCAAAATTCTGATGGCGGCCCGCAAACGCGGTGTTGCCGCCATCGCCGCCTCCTTTGCCGCGCGTCCCTTCGACGCCAGCCCCGTTACCCGCAGCTATACTTTCCTGACCGATGGTCTGGTTCGCGCGACGCTCCACGTCGCCCGCACAAAGCTGCACCCCCTGCACAATCCGACCGACGGCGAACGCCTCGCGCTGGTGGCCATTGGCGGCTACGGTCGCGGAGAGATGGCTGCCCACTCCGACGTCGATCTGTTGTTCCTGACCCCGTACAAAATCACGCCTTGGGCCGAGAGCCTGATCGAGTCGATGCTGTATATCCTTTGGGATTTGCGCCTGAAGGTCGGCCACGCCAGCCGCACCGTCAAAGACTGCCTCAAGCTCGCGCGCGAAGATTACACGATCCGCACCAGCCTTGTTGAGCTACGTTTCCTCGACGGTGACAAGAAGCTCGCGAAGTCGCTTCAGGAAAAACTCTGGAGCGATCTGTTCAGCAACTCCGCCGCTGACTTCATCGAAGCAAAGCTGACCGAGCGTTCCGAACGTCACCGCAAGCAAGGTGGCCAGCGCTACGTCGTTGAGCCCAACGTGAAAGAAGGCAAAGGCGGTCTGCGCGACCTCCAGTCGCTTTATTGGATCGCGAAGTACGTCAATCAGGTCGAGGACCCGTCCGAACTGGTCGATCGCGGCGTTTTCACTGCCGACGAATTCGCGACCTTTGAACAGGCACAGGAATTCCTTTGGGCCGTGCGTTGTCATCTGCACTTGATTACCGGACGCGCTATGGACCAGCTGACGTTCGACCTTCAGGTCGAGGTCGCCGAGCGCATGGGCTACAACGACAACGGCGGTCGCCGCGCTGTCGAGCACTTCATGCAGGACTATTTCCGCCACGCCACCCGCGTGGGCGAATTGACCCGTATCTTTCTTACCTCGCTGGAAGCCACGCACACCAAGGCCGAGCCGATGCTCACGCGTCTTCTGTCGCGCCGCCGCCGTGCCCGCCCGCCCTACGCGATCAAGCAGAACCGCCTGACGATTGCCGATGAGACAGCGTTCTTCTCGGACAACGTCAACATGCTGCGGATTTTTGAAGAAGCACTGCGGACAGGGACGCTATTGCACTCGGACGCCATGCGTTTGCTGGCCTCGCACCTCGATCTGATCACCGACGACGTGCGGAATTCCAAAGAAGCGAACCGTATTTTCCTCGATCTGCTGCTCAAACACGGCAACCCCGAACGTGCGCTGCGTCGCATGAACGAACTCGGTGTGCTTTCGGCGTTCATGCCCGAATTCGCCCCCATCGTCGCGATGATGCAGTTCAACATGTATCACCACTTTACCGTGGACGAGCACACCATCCAGTGCATCAGTCACCTTGCGCGGATCGAACGCGGTGAGCTGGTTGAGGAATTGCCTGTGGCCTCCAGCATTCTGGGCGGCGGCGTGAACCGCAAGATCCTCTATATTGCGATCCTGCTACACGATATCGGCAAAGGCCGTCCTGAAGATCACAGCGTCGTCGGCGCCCAGATCGCCCGCAAGGTTGCTCCGCGGCTTGGCCTCAACAAAAAAGAGGTGGAGACGGTCGAATGGCTGGTCCGCTATCACCTGCTGATGTCGGACATGGCGCAGAAACGGGATATCAGCGATCCGCGCACCGTCCGCGATTTTGCCAAAGCGGTGAAGTCGGTCGAACGGCTTGATCTGCTGACGGTTCTGACGGTCTGCGATATCAACGGCGTTGGCCCCGGCACGTGGAACAACTGGAAAGCCATGCTGCTACGCGGTCTCTATAATGAAACCCGTCTCGCGCTCGAAAACGGTCTGGAAGAGATCAACCGTGAAACCCGCGAGAACGAGGCGAAGAAAGCCCTTCGCGCGGCTCTGAGCGATTGGGATGCGAAAGATCTGCGCACCGAGATGGGCCGCCATTACGGTCCCTATTGGCAGGGCCTACCCAATTCGGTCCACATGGTATTCGCGGAACTTCTGCGCAACATCACCGATACCGAGATCAAGATCGACCTCAAGCTTGACCCTGACCGCGATGCGACCCGTGCGTGCTTTGCTATGGCCGACCACCCTGGTCTGTTCAACCGCCTCACCGGTGCGCTGGCGCTTGTCGGTGCGAACGTTGTCGACGCCCGAACGGACACGTCGAAGGATGGTTATGCGACCGCGATCTTCTGGGTGCAGGACGCCGACGGCCATCCCTATGAGGCAAGCCGCCTGCCCCGCTTGCAGCAGATGATCTACCGGACCCTGCGGGGTGAGGTGATTACTCGTGAGGCACTGAAGGATCGCGACAAGCTCAAGAAACGCGAGCAGGCGTTCAAGGTGAAGACCAACATCCTCTTCGATAACGAGGGTTCGGATATCTACACCATCATCGAAGTCGACACGCGCGACCGGCCGGGCCTTTTGCATGACCTGACCCGCGTTCTGGCGGCCGACAACGTCTATATTGCCTCGGCAATGATCGCGACATTTGGTGAGCAGGTTGTCGACACCTTCTATGTCAAAGACATGTTCGGCCTGAAATTCCATCAGGAAAACCGCCGCGCCGCGCTGGAGAAGAAACTGCGCGAAGCAATCCGTATGGGTGTGGAACGGGCGACGGTCTGATGAGGAAAGCTCTGGCTTTCGTCATCATCGTCGTTCTCGGGGTGGCCATAGGTATGGCCGCCCGCTGGCATTTTGGACGGTTCGACCGCGTGACTGCGTATGTCGATCTGTTAAGCCAAGTCTGCCTGCCGTTCGCCAACCATGAGGAACCTGACCTTGCGGGCCTCGAATTGCGCCAACAGCAGGATGCTTCTGTATCATATTTCTCGGCGCAGGACCGTTTGATGGTCTCGCTCTCGGACAGAGGATGCGAGGTCACCGAGGCCGAACCCTACTTCAGCGCCGACGAGCAAGCTCTGCTATTGGAAAAAGCCACAGAATGGGTCGCGGTGCATTTTCCCAAATTGCAGGATGATCCCGAAGGCCGATTGGAAACCGTCGATCTGTCGCGCGTCTGGGTGGCGGGCACCTATGGGCAGCCGGATCGTTGGGGCATTTTTCTCATCCGCCTCAATCCGTCAGGGCCTGGGGCATGGACGTCTGTCTTGGTCATGAAACGCCCTATATAAACTGCACGAATTCTCCATAGTCATTACAAGGCCCTGCCAGTAGACAGGCCACATTATTCAACGCAGGACTTTCCAAACCTATGAAACCCATTCGACTTGTCTCCGGCTTTCTCACTGTCGGTCTGTGGACGCTTGCGTCCCGCTTGATGGGTTTTGTGCGCGACATCATGATCGCCGCCTACCTCGGCACCGGCCCTGTCGCCGAAGCGTTCCTGATCGCTTTTTCACTGCCCAACATGTTCCGCCGCTTCTTTGCCGAGGGTGCGTTTAACATGGCGTTCGTGCCGATGTTTTCGAAGAAATTCGAAGCGGGCGAGGATGCGGAGAAGTTCGCCAATGACGCCTTCACCGGCCTCGCAACAGTCCTGATCGTCTTCACTGTGATTGCGATGGCAGCGATGCCGTGGCTCGTGCTGGCGATGGCGTCGGGCTTTGCAGGTGACGAGCGGTTCGACCTCGCGGTCGATTATGGCCGTATCGCGTTCCCCTATATCCTGTTCATCTCGCTGGCTGCTTTGCTATCGGGCGTGCTGAACTCCATCGGTCGCTTCACAGCTGCCGCTGCTGCGCCTGTTCTGCTGAACGTGCTGTTTATTGCAGGCATGGTTCTGGGACACGCGCTCGGTTGGCCCGTTGGTGACACGTTGGTCTGGACCGTGCCGCTCGCCGGTTTCGCGCAAATGGCGCTAGTCTGGTACGCGGCGCATAAAGCGGGCTTCACGCTGCGCTTCACCCGTCCGAAGTTCACGCCGGAGCTGAAGCGCCTTGCGATCATCGCAGCTCCCGCTGCGCTTTCGGGCGGTGTCGTTCAGGTCAATTTGCTCATCGGTCGCCAGATCGCCAGCTTCTTTGACGGAGCCGTCGCGTGGCTGTCCTACGCCGATCGCCTCTATCAACTGCCGCTCGGCGTGGTTGGCATTGCGATTGGCGTGGTACTCCTCCCCGACCTTTCCCGCCGTTTGCGTGGCGGTGATATCGACGGCAGCCGCGATGCGTTCAACCGTGCTTGCGAGATGTCGCTGGCGCTGACCGTCCCCGCTGCCGTTGCGCTGATGGTCATTCCTGTGCCGCTGGTGCAGGTACTTTTCGAGCGCGGCGCGTTCGGCAGTGACGACACGATGAACACCGCAATTGCGGTCGCCGTCTATGGCCTCGGCCTGCCCGCGTTCGTCATGCAGAAAACGCTCCAGCCGCTGTTCTTTGCGCGTGAAGATACCCGCCGTCCGTTCTACATCGCGCTGGCCTCGCTGGCCATTACCACCACGGCGGCGATCGGCCTTGCGCCGTTCATTGGCTTCATCGCCTCGGCAATTGCGACGACGCTTTCGGCATGGGTAGCTGTGCTGATCCTCTGGATCATGTCGCGCCCGATGGGTGAAGCCGCGCAGTTCGACGCCCGCTTCAAGCGCCGCATCTGGCGGATCGTTCTTGCATCATTCGCGATGGGCGCCGTGCTCTGGTTCAGCTACGGCAGTGCGGCATTCTTCTTCGGCCTGCCGCACGTCCGGTATCTGGCACTCTTCATCCTCGTGATGATCGGCATGGTTAGCTACTTCATCGTCGGCCAGCTCATCGGCGCGTTCCGTATTCGGGAATTTGCCGGAGCGTTCCGCCGCAGCCGTTAATCAGCGCTGACGGATCCGTGCGAGGAAGCCTTGCCATCCGCCGGGTCCAACGAGCGGCGATAGGATCAATCCTGTCGCGAAACCGGCGAACTCCGATATGCCAAGATAGAGCATCATCGGGGTCGCATCGCCGCCGTACCCCATGAGGTAGATCAGCTTTACGAACAGGCCCCAGATGATCTGGATGACCAAGAGGATGCCGATCATGCTGAACGCCTTCCAACGGTTCGCGCCCTGCTGGCCAAGGCGAACCCACATGATGTGGGAAAACGCGCCGATCAGGCCGTAAACCGCTGGGTAGCCGCCGTAGTACGGCCAGTTTTCGGGCGCGATCAGTCCGAAGATCACTGCCGCTACGATGGCCGAGGAAAAGAACACCGTCACGACCGAGGCCCAGTGCCAGCGATCACCGACGAACTTGCCGACCGCCAGAGTGATGACGGCAGCAAAGCCAGCGTGCATCAGGCTGCTATGGACGAACGGGTACGTGACATAACGGTAGAGGTAGTCAAACGGGAACGTCCCGCGCGCAAACATCTCGTGCTGGATGGCGGGGAAAAAGCCGAAGTCGTTGATCGTATCCGCGCGCCAGCCGACGCCCTGCGCACCGCCCGCCAGACCGGCGGTTGCCAGTTGCATCACCAGTTCGATCCCGACCATCAGCAGCGCTAGCACCAGAACTGCAGGCGGAATGGGATTAATGACTCGTTCCTGCTCCATTGTCTCGCCTCCGTGGACACATCGCATTGACGCGACTTTTCCCCCTCGGTAAGCCTTCGCGCACTGTAAATCCAGACCCGGAAGGTTTCAGATGACCGATAACAATTTCACGCCCCGCGTGTTCTCTGGCATCAAACCCTCGGGCGGGCTGACCCTTGGCAACTATCTCGGCGCGATCAAACGCTTCGTGGATATGCAGGGCGGCCAGTTCGAGACGATCTATTGCGTGGTAGACCTCCACGCGATCACCGTCTGGCAGGATCCCAAGGAACTGGCGAACGCGACCCGTGAAGTTGCCGCTGGCTACCTTGCCTCGGGCATCGATCCCGAGAAGTCGATCCTGTTCAATCAGGCGCAGGTCGCGGAACACGCCGAGCTGGGCTGGATTTTCAACTGCGTCGCCCGCGTGGGCTGGATGAACCGCATGACGCAGTTCAAGGATAAGGCCGGTTCGGGCAAGGACGCTGAAAAGGCCTCGCTCGGCCTTTATGCCTACCCGTCCCTGATGGCGGCCGACATTTTGCTCTATCACGCGACCCACGTTCCGGTCGGCGAGGACCAGAAGCAGCACGTCGAACTGACCCGCGACATCGCAAAGAAGTTCAACCACGACTTCAAAGTCGACTTCTTCCCCGAGACCACTCCGGTCATCGAAGGCCCTGCCATGCGCGTAATGAACCTGCGCGATGGTTCGAAAAAGATGTCGAAGTCGGGCGAGAGCGACATGGAACGCATCAACATGACTGATGATGCTGACCAGATCGCCAAGAAGTTCAAGAAGGCGAAGTCCGATGCCGAACCGTTGCCGGAAACGCTGGAAGGTCTGACGGACCGTCCGGAGGCGCGCAACCTCGTCAACATCTATGCCGCGCTCAACGATATGACCAACGAACAGGTCATTACAGAGTACGCGGGCGCAGGTTGGGGCAAGTTCAAACCGGCCCTCGCCGATCTCGCTGTTGAAAAGCTTGCGCCGATCTCCACCGAGATGAAGCGCCTGATGGACGATCCGGCTGAAATCGACCGCTTACTAACCCGCGGCGCTGACCGTGCCCGCGAGATTGCGCAGCCGATCCTGAAGCAAACCTACGATATCGTCGGTCTTCTTCGCGGCTGACATCGAAGCGTCACATAGCTGAAACGGAATCAATGAACGCTGGCCTAGCCGGTGTTCCTGTCCGTCGCCGGTCCAAGTCCAGCGTGTCCCCGCTGGCAGAATACCTAGCGTCCACGCTTGCCCCGGCGTGGGCGCGCTTTTGTTTTTGAGGCTCACCCCAGAGGCGAAAGCGGCCGCCACAACGATCATTGCAAGTGACCGAAGCTTCCGACAATATCCCCGAACAAAGGGGACCTTCATGCGTAAATTCCTAGTCGTGCTCGACGATAGCCGTGAATGTTTGAACGCCATGCGCTTCGCCGCGATGCGTGCGCACAATACTGGCGGCGGCGTCACCATCCTGTCGGTCATCACTCCCGACGAGTTCAATCACTGGATTGGCGTGGGCGAGATCATGCGCGAAGAAGCGCGCGAGCGGATCGTGGCCCATTACGAGGTTTTCGCGAAGTGGATGCGCGACCGTCAGAACATCGACCCCGAATTGGTGATACGCGAAGGCGAGCCGGTCCCGCAGATTCTCGATGTTGTGAGTACGGATCCCGACATCGGTGTGTTAGTGCTTGGCGCAGGCGACGATAAGAAGGGTCCTGGCCCTCTCGTAAGCCAACTGACGCGTCAATCGGGTAGTTTGCCCATCCCGATTACTATCGTTCCGGGCGATCTGAGCAAAGAAAAGCTCGAGATGATCACCTGAGAAGAAAAAACATCGAAAAAATCTCAGTTTTTTTTTGGGTCAAGCGCGCAGTTTTCTGCGCGCTTTTTTGCCGGTTCCATCCACTTCTGCGCGCTGATGCACACACGAGTGAATCGAAATGTCGGGAACCTCGCCAGAACTCCCGAGCACCTTAAAAGTTCAATTTTTTATAGCCAAAATTGCAAAAATCTTTTCGACTTTTCGCCCCTTCACTCTCCGGAAATCAGGCACATATCGAATAGCACAAACGGCGCAATACACCGCGTCGCCCTTAGATAACTGGAGTTATATATTATGAAAAAGTTCACTCTTGCCGCTGCCGCCGCTGCTACCATGATCGCTTCGAGCGCTTTCGCTCTGAGCAGCGCTGACGCTTACTTCGACGAAGCCGACAACGTCGTTCTGGGTTCGGAAATCACCCTGGAAACCGTAATGGCTCCCGCTGATGGCGTCATCTCGATCTACGACTACTCGGGTAACGAGCAGGGCGCCCTGCTGGGTACCGACCTGATCGACGGTGGCCTGACTTCGAACGTTGTTGTCGACATCGACGACTACTCGACCACTGACCAGATCCTCGTCACCCTGACCGTGGACGGTGAAGTTGTCGCTTCGAAGACCATGTACACCACCGACATGTAATTCGTTTTCGGATTACTCCGGAAGAGGGTCGCCTTCGGCGGCCCTTTTTCTTTTTAGAATTGTTCTAAACATTGACATTCCCGATGGCTCCCACCATTTTACAACCCTGACAGAAAGGGTTGGCCATCATGTTTATCCAGACCGAATCCACGCCGAACCCGGCGACGCTGAAATTCCTTCCGGGCCAGACCGTACTCGAAGCAGGCACCGCCGATTTCCCGAGCGCGACCGCCGCTGAGAAATCCCCGCTGGCCAGCCGCATTTTCGCGACCGGCGGCATTGCTGGTGTGTTCTTCGGCAACGATTTCGTAACCGTCACCAAAGAGGACTCGGTCGAGTGGGACCATATCAAGCCTGCGATCCTCGGCGCGATTATGGAGCACTTCCAGTCTGGCGCTTCGGCCATCGAAGGCACCGACGCGAGTGGTGGCCACAACTCCGAACACGTTGCGGAAGAAGACGTGGCTGTTGTCGAACAGATCAAAGAGCTTCTCGATACCCGCGTGCGCCCGGCCGTTGCGCAGGATGGCGGCGACATTACGTTCCACGGCTTTGACCGCGGCGTTGTCTATCTGCACATGCAGGGCGCTTGCGCCGGTTGCCCCTCGTCTACTCTCACGCTGAAGATGGGCATCGAAAACCTGCTGCGCCACTACGTTCCTGAAGTGCTCGAGGTCCGCCCCGTTGCGGTTTGATCGACCAGTACTGGCTTTTGATACATCGGCGGCGCATTGCGCCGCCGCTTTGTTATTGGCCGACGGCACCGTGCATACGCGGGTCGAAGAGATGTCCAAGGGACAGGCCGAGCGCCTGATGCCTTTGGTCGAAGAACTGCTGACGGAACATCACCTGAAAATGGCCGACCTCGGCGCGATTGGCGTGGGTATTGGCCCCGGTAATTTCACCGGCATTCGTATTTCCGTCTCCGCCGCCCGAGGCATCGCGCTCGGCCTCGGCATTCCGGCGATCGGTGTCGACGGATTTGATGCCCGCGCCTATGGCAGCGAAGGCCCCGTTACCACTGTGATCTCTGCGCCGCGCGGTCAGGTTTACGTCCGTGATGATAACAGCGCGCCGGAGATGCGCAGCGCTGAAGACGCCTCGCCCTACCCCATCGTGCCAGAGCCGACAGCCCATCAGCTCATCGAGAATGTCGCCCGCATCGCCGCGGAGCGCGCAACGACCAAGCAGCCGCGCCCTGCCCCGCTCTATGTTCGCGCTGCAGACGCCGCCCCGCCGCGCGATGCAGCCCCGAAAATTCTGACATGATCACGGACCGGATGGCCGACATCCACGCGCGGAGCTTCACTGTGCCCCGCCCGTGGTCTGCGAAGGAATTGGACAGCTTCAGATCGGACCCGAAGGTGGTCACGGTCAGTACGGACAATGGCTTTGCTATGGGACAGGTCATTCTGGATGAGGCCGAAGTTCTGACAGTCGCCGTCGATCCTCATGCGCGCCGCGCCGGCGAGGGACGCAAGCTGATGACGGAGCTACTCTCAGCGGTGCAAGCCCGCGGCGTGACGCGCGTTTTTTTGGAAGTGAACGTCAACAACTCTGCCGCGATCGCACTGTACCGCAGTTTCGGATTCTCTGATTCGGGATTGCGCCGCGGGTACTACGCGGTAGGTGACGGAACGTCACATGATGCATTACTCATGCAGGTTACACTAAAGGCGGCGTAAACTTTGATCACGCGATCAAATCTCTATCAAATGACGCGAGATTCAGGTTGACCCTGTCGCTTACCCGCGCCTCTAATTAAGGCAGACACGAAGATGTCGAGGACCGACCAGTAAGGACGGTCCCACAATCCAGTTGGGAGAATAACCATGAGCCTCTTCACCAAATTCCTCGGCGCATCGACCGCGCTGGCCCTGACCGCAGGCGCCGCCATGGCCGATCCCGCCGTGATCTTCGATCTCGGTGGTAAGTTCGACAAATCGTTCAACGAAGCAGCCTTCACCGGCGCGCAGCGTTGGGCCGAAGAAACCGGCGGCAGCTTTGCCGAAACCGAAATCACCTCGGACGCTCAGCGTGAGCAGGCAATTCGCCGCTTCGCCGAAGACGGCTACAACCCGATCGTCATGGCTGGCTTCTCGTGGGGCACCCCGCTGGCAACCGTTGCTGCTGATTATCCGGATATCAAGTTCACCATCATCGACTCGGTCACCGATGCTCCGAACGTCCGTTCGGTCGTCTTCAACGAGCACGAAGGTTCGTACCTCGTCGGTATGCTGGCAGCTATGGCGTCGGAAGACGGCACCGTTGGCTTCATCGGCGGCATGGACATCCCGCTCATCCGCAAGTTCGCTTGTGGCTACGCACAGGGCGTTCTGGCTGTGAACCCGGACGCGACCGTCATCGCCAACATGACCGGTACTACTCCGGCAGCTTGGAACGATCCGGTTAAAGGTTCGGAACTGACCCTCGGCCAGATCAGCCAAGGCGCTGACGTAATCTACGCAGCTGCTGGCGGCACCGGCGTTGGTGTTCTCCAGACCGCAGCCGACCAGGGCGTTTACTCGATCGGCGTCGACTCGAACCAGAACTACATGCAGCCGGGTTCGGTTCTGACCTCGATGCTCAAGCGCGTCGACAACGCTGTTTACGATGCCTTCTCGGCCGGTACCGACGTTGAAGTCGGCCTGCAGGTCATGGGCCTCGACAACGACGGTGTTGGCTACGCTCTCGACGAGTACAACGAAGAGCTGATCACCGACGAAATGAAGGCAGCTGTCGAAGAAGCGACCGCTCAGATCGCTTCGGGCGAGCTGGCTGTTCACGACTACATGTCGGACGAAACCTGCCCGGTTCTGGACTTCTAATTCCAGCACTATCTGATCACGAGGCCGCGCCGCATTGTTCGGCGCGGCTTTCGCTTTCCGACCCGAGGGACAAGCATGAACGACATCGCTCCCGCCATTGAACTTAAGGGCATTTCCAAAGCATTCGGCCCCGTTCAGGCGAACAAGGACATTTCAATCCGGGTTATGCCCGGTACCATCCACGGCATTATCGGTGAGAACGGCGCGGGCAAATCAACGCTCATGTCGATCCTTTACGGGTTCTACAAAGCCGACTCCGGAGAAATCTGGGTCAACGGCAAACAGACCGAAATCCCCGACAGTGAAGCGGCAATTGCAGCCGGTATCGGGATGGTCTTCCAGCATTTCAAACTGGTCGAGAATTTTACCGTTCTCGAAAATATCATTCTGGGCGTCGAGGATGGCTTTCTCCTCCGTCCCTCGCTGAGCAAAGCGCGCCGCGAGTTGAAATCTCTGGCTGACGAATACGGGCTCAACGTCGATCCCGATGCCGTCATCGAAGAGATTGGCGTCGGCATGCAACAGCGCGTCGAAATCCTGAAAGCGCTCTACCGCCGCGCCAACATCCTCATCCTCGACGAGCCGACGGGTGTTCTGACGCCTGCGGAAGCGGACCAGTTGTTCCGCATCCTCGACCGTCTGCGCGAAGAGGGTAAGACGATCATCCTGATCACGCATAAACTGCGTGAAATCATGGACATCACCGACACCGTGTCGGTCATGCGTCGTGGCGAGATGACCGCAACCGTAAAGACCGCAGAAACCAATCCGCAGGAACTGGCGGAGCTGATGGTCGGGCGTAAGGTGCTTCTGCAGGTCGACAAGATCCCCGCTAAACCGGGTGAAGTGGTGCTCGACGTGCAGCATCTGGATGTGACCGACAATCAGGGCGTCCACCGCGTCAAAGACGTGTCCTTCAACATCCGCGCGGGCGAGATCCTCGGCATCGCTGGCGTTGCCGGCAATGGCCAGTCGGAATTGCTCGAAGTCCTTGGCGGTTACCGCAAGGCCAGCGGCAAAGTGCTGGTGAACGGTCAGGAAATCGACCTGTCGTCCAAGGCAGACGGTCAGGACCGCCGCCGTGCAGGCATTTCGCACGTGCCCGAAGACCGCCACCGCGAAGGTCTGATCCTGAATTTCTCGGCTTGGGAAAACACGGCCTTCGGCTACCACATGGACGAGCGTTACCAGAAAAACGGCCTCATTATGGACAATGCCGCGATCATCCGCGACACCGCCGAAAAGATGGAGCGTTTCGACGTTCGCCCGCCGAACCCGATGCTCGCTGCCAAAAACTTCTCGGGCGGCAACCAGCAGAAGATCGTTGTGGCCCGTGAAATCGAACGTAACCCCGACATTCTGTTGATCGGCCAGCCGACCCGCGGTGTCGACATTGGCGCGATCGAATTTATCCACAAGCAGATCGTCGCGCTTCGCGATCAGGGCAAAGCCATCCTACTTGTGTCGGTCGAACTCGACGAGATCATGTCCCTCTCGGACCGGATCGCTGTCATGTTTGACGGCAAGATCATGGGCGAGCGCCTTCCGCATGAAACAGACGTCAACGAACTCGGCCTTCTGATGGCCGGTATGCAGAGGGAAACTGCCTGATGCAAAAGATACCTAACTGGGCCGACGTGGTCCTCGTCCCGCTGATCTCGCTGCTGCTTGCGGCGATTATCTCGGCCATCGTTCTGCTGATTATCGGCCAGAATCCGATCGAGGCGCTCGGCATCCTGATCAGTGGCGCGCTCGGCACGTCAACGAACTTGTCGTACACTCTGTACTACACGACCAACTTCATCTTTACCGGCCTCGCCGTTGCGGTCGCCTATCATGCGCGCCTGTTCAACATCGGCGCAGAAGGCCAGGCGTATGTGGGCGGTCTGGGCGCTGCACTTGCGTGTCTTTATGTGCCGTGGCCGCACTGGACAATCGCGCTGATCGGCGCTGGCGCGACCGCTGCCATTTTCGGCGCAGCGTGGGCAGCGATCCCCGCCTACCTGCAAGCCAAGCGCGGCAGCCACATCGTGATCACCACGATCATGTTCAACTACATCTCCTATCCGCTGCTGAACTACCTGCTGAACGGCCCGATCAAGGCCGAAGGCATGGAAGCCGCGACGCCTTCTTTCGCCTCTAACACGC
Above is a window of Marivivens aquimaris DNA encoding:
- the tsaB gene encoding tRNA (adenosine(37)-N6)-threonylcarbamoyltransferase complex dimerization subunit type 1 TsaB; protein product: MRFDRPVLAFDTSAAHCAAALLLADGTVHTRVEEMSKGQAERLMPLVEELLTEHHLKMADLGAIGVGIGPGNFTGIRISVSAARGIALGLGIPAIGVDGFDARAYGSEGPVTTVISAPRGQVYVRDDNSAPEMRSAEDASPYPIVPEPTAHQLIENVARIAAERATTKQPRPAPLYVRAADAAPPRDAAPKILT
- the rimI gene encoding ribosomal protein S18-alanine N-acetyltransferase, with translation MITDRMADIHARSFTVPRPWSAKELDSFRSDPKVVTVSTDNGFAMGQVILDEAEVLTVAVDPHARRAGEGRKLMTELLSAVQARGVTRVFLEVNVNNSAAIALYRSFGFSDSGLRRGYYAVGDGTSHDALLMQVTLKAA
- a CDS encoding BMP family lipoprotein, whose amino-acid sequence is MSLFTKFLGASTALALTAGAAMADPAVIFDLGGKFDKSFNEAAFTGAQRWAEETGGSFAETEITSDAQREQAIRRFAEDGYNPIVMAGFSWGTPLATVAADYPDIKFTIIDSVTDAPNVRSVVFNEHEGSYLVGMLAAMASEDGTVGFIGGMDIPLIRKFACGYAQGVLAVNPDATVIANMTGTTPAAWNDPVKGSELTLGQISQGADVIYAAAGGTGVGVLQTAADQGVYSIGVDSNQNYMQPGSVLTSMLKRVDNAVYDAFSAGTDVEVGLQVMGLDNDGVGYALDEYNEELITDEMKAAVEEATAQIASGELAVHDYMSDETCPVLDF
- a CDS encoding ABC transporter ATP-binding protein; this encodes MNDIAPAIELKGISKAFGPVQANKDISIRVMPGTIHGIIGENGAGKSTLMSILYGFYKADSGEIWVNGKQTEIPDSEAAIAAGIGMVFQHFKLVENFTVLENIILGVEDGFLLRPSLSKARRELKSLADEYGLNVDPDAVIEEIGVGMQQRVEILKALYRRANILILDEPTGVLTPAEADQLFRILDRLREEGKTIILITHKLREIMDITDTVSVMRRGEMTATVKTAETNPQELAELMVGRKVLLQVDKIPAKPGEVVLDVQHLDVTDNQGVHRVKDVSFNIRAGEILGIAGVAGNGQSELLEVLGGYRKASGKVLVNGQEIDLSSKADGQDRRRAGISHVPEDRHREGLILNFSAWENTAFGYHMDERYQKNGLIMDNAAIIRDTAEKMERFDVRPPNPMLAAKNFSGGNQQKIVVAREIERNPDILLIGQPTRGVDIGAIEFIHKQIVALRDQGKAILLVSVELDEIMSLSDRIAVMFDGKIMGERLPHETDVNELGLLMAGMQRETA